In the genome of Armatimonadota bacterium, the window CGATGCCCCCACCGCACCCCAGGTCCAGGACCACCTCTCCTGGCTGCAGGCCTGCGGCGCGTACCGGGTTCCCCACCCCGAGGGCCTGCTCCACCGCGCCGCGGGGCAGCCGGGCCAGCTGCTCCGGGTCGTACAGCCGCTCGGCCACGCCCGTGGTCGTCCCGACTACCGCCCGGTAAGCCTCGCGCACCAGCCCCTTGATCGTCTCCTGGCCCAGCAGGTCCTCGGGCGGTTGTGCACCCGCGTGTGCGTGCTCCCTCATGCCCCCCCTCCCAACTGGCGGATGAAGTCCTCCAGCTTCGCCCGGGTCTCTGTGGGCAGCTCCACAGCCGCGCCCGGCCGCTGCAACAGCGCCCGCACGTGACGCGCGAACTCCAGCTCCCCGCAACAGTGCCTGCACAACCCCAGGTGCTCCTCCAGCTCCTGTTCCTGCAAACGCTCCAGGTTGCGGTCCAGGTACGCCCACAGGCGCGCCACGGCTTCCCGGCAACTGATCATCTCCCGACTGCCCCCCGGTCAATGAGGTGGTGGCTCACTGCGTGCTCCCACAGCTCCCGTTCCAGCTGCTTCCGTCCCCGGTGCAGCCAGCTGAGTACCGTCCCCACAGGCCGGCCTGTGAATTCGCCGATCTCCCGCGCCGTGAAGCCGTACACATACGCCAGGATGACCGCGACCCGGTGCTGCGGGGCCAGACCCTGCAGGACCTCCAGGATCCGCGCGTCGTCGAACAGCTCCAGGAAGTCCAGGTGCACCCGGTCGGAGTAGGGGAACGGGTCTTCCTCGGCGATCTTGTCAAACAGGTCGAAGTCTTCCTCCACCGAACGGTGCAGGGCGTCGTTCAGCTCCATCCGAACCCGGTCGTAGAAGGCGCTGGTGAGCACCCGGGTGAGCCACCGGCGGGGGTGCTCCCGGTCCCTCAGGCTCCTGAACGCACGGAAGGCCCGAAGTAGGGCGTCCTGAAGGAGGTCTTCAGCAGCGGTGCGGTTCCCGCACAACCGGAGGGCTACCCCGTAGAGGTAGTCCAGGTGGGGCCGGACGCACTCCTCGTAGCCCAAGCCCGGTCCTGCCGCCTCCGCCATCCCGGCTCCCGGTCGTCCGACGTCTACCAACAAAGACGATACGGCGCACCCGTCCGATTGCAAAACGGGAGGGGCTCGGGCTCCAACCGGCTCCCGTCCCTCGACGGGGAGAGCGGTCGTCCTGCTCGAGCCGGGGTGCGAACGGGATTCAGGAAAGCGCCGTCCACCCAGATGGCCCCGGGCGGCCGCGTTGTCGGCGAACCTCACTGCCTCAAGTGTTGGGGCCGCATTCGTCCCCACCAACCCGGCTGGCCCGTCACCCTCCAGTACGCAAGGTTCCTCTACAATTCCAGAAGTCGCACGCTGGGCGTGCCGGCCAGAAGGGCGATGGCCCACACCATCAGGACCAAGCCCACAGGCCTGCTCACCCGCCGCCCCCAGGGGGTGGCCCGCTCGGCCGCCATCACCGCTCCCAGGGCCAGCATCCACCCCAGGTGGCCGACTCCCGCAGCGAACATCACCAGCATGAGGACCCAGCAACACCCGACACACCACTCCCCGTGGCGGACTCCCAGGGCCATCGCCTCGCGCATCGGCCGGAAGCCCCGCCAGTGGCTGGCGATCTGGGTGTAGGGCGACCGACACTGCGTCAGGCACCGGTCCTTCAGGGAAGTGAACTGGTACGCGCCCGCCGTGAGCAACACGGCGGGATACACGAACCCTCCCATCCCAGGGACGCGATCGATCAGGGCGTGGACCAGAAGGTCACCGACGAAAGCGGCCACACCGAACCCCGCCCACACGAGCAGGTACCCTGCGACCAGGCCGGCCACGAGGCGCCCATGTCCGGCTCGCTCCCGGACGAGGATCCCAAACAGGCGCACCAGCGGCAGGCTCCCGGGAAGCATCATCGCGACCGTCATGAGCGTCCAGGCGACAACGAAGATCCCCAGGTGGATCAACAGCTGCACCGAGGCTTCGCCGCCCCCTCGGTGGCCCAGCCAGGCCGCGTGGGGCGACGCGCCCCAGACCCCGAGGATCCCCCACGCCGACGCGATCAGAGCGGCCACGGCACCGCCGTACCAGAGGCGATCTTGCGAGGTCCGAGGCGTGGCCAGCATCGGCGGTTGCTCTCTCACGCGGTGAACCGGAAGCTTCCCAGGATGGCGTTGCGTCCGCTGAACTCCCACCCGATGCGGTGCTGCGGAATGCGGGCCCTCAGCATTGGAGCCTTGCCCACAATGGCCGGCGAGCCCGGAATGGTGCTGAAGACGCTGTCCACCAGCGAGGTGGGTCGGCCCTGGAGGTCGGTGAGGGGCTGCATCTCCCCGGCTACCGCGTCGCCCACCCGGATGTGCCCGCGTCCCTCGGTCATGGCGAACTCGATGGGCACGTCATACACGCCGAGCACCTCGCCCACCAACGTCGCCAGGTCCGCGAGGGGGCCACCCAGCTCTCCGGTATGGGCGGCCAGAATGGCCTCCTTCTGGCGGGGGCTGGCTTTGCTGTCCACGAACGCCACGACCTTCCACCCGCCCTTGAGCACGTTGCCGGGGATGTGGACCGCCAGGGCCAGGGTCAAGCCGGACACGTCGACCCCGTCGATCTCTCCCCGCTCATAGTGATAGGCCACCAATCCGTCGCACTCGCCCCCGTCCGGATCCTCGCCCACCCAGCACGGGCACACCGCCGCGCAGGAACAGGCCTCCAGCAACTTGCCCTCGATCGCGTACCCCACTTCCCTCACCCCCTACGTCCAATTTGAGGTACGACCTGCGCCGTCCCAGCTAGTTTCCCTGCCGAATCGGGGAACTGCCAGCCCAACGCCCTTCAGAAGTACCGTCCCGACGAGGTTAGTTGCCCTCGATTTACCCGAGCGACTCCGCCAGCTGGAAGACGGTCAATCCGGTCCCGCCCGGCAGGATCTGGCGGAACGGGCCGGGTGTTCCCCCCGCCGAGAAGTCCGTGCCGGGGATGCTGAGCGTGTAGCCTTCGATCTCCCCGGTCTGCAGTCCGGCCGGAGGCAGGTTGCAGTAGATGGTCAGCACGCCCCGCGGAAGACTGCCGGAGATGGACGAAGCCGATGGATGTCGATGACGAACTCCCCAATCCCGGCCGCCGCACCACCGTAGGTGCCGATCTCCCGGTAGCTCGACAGCAGCCTGGCCTTCCACGTCCCGGACGCCACGACAGGGAACGGCGCGCTGGCAGCCGGCTGAAAGTGGAAGAAGCTCCCGCCGCCTTCCTCAGAAACTCCCGTCGATCCATCATCCCCCTCACCCCCATCCGGGCCATCGAGGTCGGCGTGTCGCCAGGCCCCTTCCCCGAGCGGTGCATCAACGCACGCGCATCCGGCCCAGCCTCACGAAGCTTGCGTCGTCCCAGGGCCTTCGCAAACGCCGCGACCTTCACGCTCGAGGCCACTCGGTCGTAATCAGCCGCCACCTCCGCCTCCCGGGCTCCCTCGGCGCTCACGGCTCCAGCCTTACCGTCACCGGAACCGCATTCCGGAGGATGTCCAGCACCGGCGAGGTCTTCTGGACGTACTCGCACAGCGCCACGATCTCGTCCCGGGGCGCGTCCGCCTTCACGCGGTACGCCACCCGGATTCCCTGGTACCCGGGCCGCACTTGGTCCGATAGCCCCAGGAAGCCGTGGAGGTCCACGTCTCCGTCCAGCGTGAACTCCAGGCTGTCCACCCGGATGCCTCGGGCGGCCGCGTTGTAGACGAACCCCACCGCAAGGCAGGACGCCAGGGCGTGCAGCACGGCTTCCACCGCGTTGGGCGCCGCGTTCGTGCCGAGCAGCACGGGCGGTTCATCCCCTTCCAGGACGAAGGGCTCGGTACGCGAGGTGTCCTCCTGCCCGGCCCCGTAGAACCCCTGGACCTTGGTCCGGGATCGGCCGCCGCCCACCCACTCGCTGGTCGCGCGGAACGTGAACCGTGCAAGGCCCGGGTTCGCCTTGATGGCCTCCACGGTCTCCACCAGCTGGCCCACATCGACCCCGTTCAGGCTCTTCTTGCCCTCCACGACCCCCACCTCCCCTTTCCTCTCGTATCCGGCTCCTACGGGAAAGGACGACCTCCGCTCCCCGCTTTATTGCGGCCAGCGGGAACGTGGGGCCTCCGCGGCTCTACCCGGTCCCGCGGTCCCTCAAGGATCGGGCAGACGCACGGGATGCCGCTCGTCCGACGCCCGGCCCGCCGCCGCAGGCGCCGGAGCTCGTCCTGCAACGCCTGCAGCGCCTGTAGCCGGGCTTCCACCTCTCGCAGCTTCCGCTCGACCTGGCGGCGGACGTGCTCGCAGGGGACCTGCCCTCGGTCCTTCAGCTCCACGACTTCCCGCATCTCGCGCAGCGTGAACCCTGCCCGTTTTGCGCGCAGCACGAACCGCAACCGCTCCCGGTCCGTCTCTACGTACACCCGGTACCCGGAGGGCGTCCTATGGGGTCGAAGCAGGCCCACCGCCTCGTAGTACCGCAGGGTCCTCGGGTTGAGCCCGAACTCCCGGGCCAGCTCGCCGATGCGCACTCCGCTCTCCGCCTGGGGAACCCCGACTTCCTTCTGGTTCATCCCGCCCCTCCTGCCCCGACATCCGACGTCCCCACCGCTGCGACGCGTGGAGTCACCCTCCCCGCCAGGGATCGGACCAGCACCAGGCTCACGCTCGTCGCCATGGCCAGCATCGCCCACACCGGCCTGACGAGCCCGGACACCGACGCCAACACGCCCACTCCGTTGAACGCCAGGGCCAGGACCACGTTCTGCACGGTCAGGTGGTAGCTGCGCCCCGCGAGCTCTAGCGCTTCCACCACAGCTCCCAGCCGGTCCCCCACCAGCACCACGTCCGCGCTCTCCACCGCCACGTCGGCTCCCGCGCCGACGGCGATCCCCACGTCCGCCTGCATGAGGGCCGGGGCGTCGTTGATCCCGTCGCCCACCATGGCGACCCGCCGGCCTGCCCGCTGCAGCGCCCGGACGACCCCCGCCTTCTGCCCCGGGAGCACCTCGCTCAACACCTCCGGGATGCCCGCCTCCTGTGCCACGGCCCGCGCGGTGCGGTGGTCATCGCCGGTGAGGAGGACCACCCGCAGGCCCCTCCTGCGCAGATCCGCGACGGTGCCCACGGCGTCGGGCTTGAGCCGGTCCGCGACCCCCAGTACCGCGACCGCCTGGCCGTCGACGGCCAGGAGCACCGCGGTCCAGCCCACCTCCCGAAACTCGGCGGCCGCGGCCCGAAGCGGGGAAGGATCGACCCCGCCTTCCACGAGGAACTGCTCGGTGCCCACCAGCACCCGATGTCCCCTGACCTTCGCCGCCACCCCGCGGCCGGGGTGGGCGGTGAACTCCTCCGGCTCCAGCAACGGGATCCCCCGCACCTGGGCGCCGGCCACGATGGCCCTGCCCAGCGGGTGCTCGGAGGGCCGCTCCGCGCTCGCGGCAAGCTGCAACGCATCCTCTTCCGGGATCCCGCGCGTCCAGCATCCCACCAGGTGTGGCCTTCCCTCCGTGAGGGTTCCCGTCTTGTCGAAGACGAAGGTGTCCACGCGACCGAGGAGCTGAAAGGCTTCCCCGGATCGCATGAGGATCCCGCGTCGGGCCGCCTCCCCGGAGGCCCGCACGATGCCGAGCGGGGTGGCCATGCCCAGGGCGCACGGGTATCCCATCACGAGCACGGTGAGAGCCGCCAGCACCGCTCGCGCGGCGTCCGGCCTGCCGCCCGCCACGGCCGCGCCGGCTGTCCACAGCACGAACCCCGCCGCCGCCGCGGCGAACACCCCGGGCACGAACCACAGCAGGACCCGGTCCACGACCCGCAGGACGCCGGGCTTGAGGGCCCGCGCCTCGGCCACGTGACGCACCACGGACTGCAGGAAGCTCTCCGGCCCAACCCGGGCCACGCGGATCACGAGGCTACCCCACCGGTTCAACGACCCGCCCACCACCTCGTCTCCCGGAAGCTTGTCCACGGGGATGGGCTCGCCCGTGAGCAGGCTCTCGTCGACCGCGGAACTGCCTACCACCACCACGCCGTCGGCGGGGATGCGTTCCCCCGGCCGCACCCGCAGCAAGTCCCCCGGTCGCAGCTGGTCCACGGGCACTTCCTCCTCGGCTCCGTCCGGGCGCAGCCTCCACGCGGTCTTGGGCGCCAGGCTCAACAGCGCCCGCACGGACTGCGACGCCCGCACGTGGACCAGCACGGACAGGTACCCTCCCACCAGGTGGAACGCCAGCACGTACACCGTGGCGCCGAAGAACTCGCCCGCAGGGAAGCCCGGGGCGACGAGGCCGGCGGCTCCGCCCACCAGTCCGGCGAGCGCGGCGGATGCGGCCAGCACGTCCTGGTTGAGGATGCCCCGGCGCAGGGACTGCCAGGCGTTGCGCAGGACCCACCGGGCCGGCCCCAAGGCGGCGAAGCCGGCCAGAACACCCATGGCCAGGGCCCGTGCCCGGCTCGGCCCCCACCAGGCGGACGTCAGCATGAGCGCGGAGGCGACCACGAACAGCCCGGCCGCGGTCCATGCGAGGCGTCGTGCGTGCGCAAGCTCCCGTTCCTCTTCCGCGGATCGGCCCGCCTCGTCGGGTGGGTGGACGGTGAACCCGACCGCCTGAAGGGTGGCGGTGACCGCCTCCGGGGTCAGGCGGGCGGGGTCGTACTCCACCAGGGCCTCCTGGTGCGCGATGGAGACGTGCACGGACTCGACCCCGGGAAGCTTCAACACCGCCCGGCGGACGGACTCCACGCACAGGGAACAGTGCATGCCACCCAGCTTCAGGTGCAGCCTGGCCGCGGCCACCGTCATCACCTCCTCGACCAACCTACAACTTCCAGCGGACTGGAAGGTCAAGCCGATCCGCCTCGCCGAACGGCCACGGGCCGTTCGCAGCAGCCCCCGGCGCCTTCCCTGCTCCACCTGTGGCATCCTAAGGGGTGGGCCACGGCATCGCTTGGAAGACTGCCAGCGTCGGTAGGGGCTTTTCGTTCTGAACCATGCGGACGGTTACGTTCACGCTTGCGGGCCAGGACCTGGCGGAAGGCGTATGCCACGACCTGGCCGACCAGCGATGACTTCGCCCGTCCCGCCGAGCCGCACCCAGCCGGTCCGGTTCGTGGTCCTCCTCGGCGTGGTGAGTCTGCTGGCGGACGCCACGTACGAAGGGGCGCGGAGCATTCTGGGGCCGTACCTGCTGGCCCTGGGGGCGACCGCCACGGCGGTGGGGTTCGTCAGCGGCCTCGGGGAGCTGGTGGGCTATGTCCTACGGCTCGTCTCCGGAAAGGTGGCGGACCGCACGCGCCGCTACTGGGCCCTCACCGCGGGCGGCTACACAGTCAACCTGCTGTCGGTACCGCTTCTGGCCGTGGTGGGCCGCTGGGAGATGGCCGGGCTGCTGGTTCTCACCGAGCGCGCGGGGAAGGCCCTCCGCACACCTCCTCGGGATGCCATGCTGTCGTACGCGGCCAGCCGCCTGGGAGCCGGCTGGGCGTTCGGGCTGCACGAGGCCCTGGATCAGGCCGGTGCCGTGGCGGGGCCTCTTCTGGTGAGCGGGGTCCTGGCTGCGGGGTGGGGTCACCGGGACGCGTTCGCGGCGCTCGCGCTGCCCGCGGTCCTGTGTCTGGCCGCGCTCGCCCGGGCGTACCGGGAGTTCCCCGAACCCTCCCGCTTGCAGGAGGCCGCCGCGCCCGCGGACGGGGGTCTGGCGCGTGCTCTCCGGCCGTACCTCGTGGGCGTGGCCCTGGTGGCGGCGGGCTTTGTCGATTTCCCGCTCCTCGCCTACCACTTCAGCCGCACCTCCGCGCTGCCGCCGGCCGCGGTACCCGTGGTGTACGCCCTGGCCATGGCCGCGGACGCCGCGGCCGCGGTGATCCTGGGCCGGTGGTTCGACCGGTGGGGGATGCCCGTGCTTGCCGTGGGCAGCGCAGCCTCCGCCGCCTTCGCCCCTCTGGCAATCTTCGGGGGCCCGGGGGGCGCGGTGGTGGGTGCCGCCGTGTGGGGCGCGGGCGTGGGGCTCCAGGAGTCGGTGCTGCGGGCCGCGGTGGCCCGCCTGGCTCCGCCGGACCGCCGCGCCTTTGCCTTCGGCCTGTTCCAGACGGTGTACGGGGTCGCGTGGTTCGGTGGAAGCGCCCTTTTGGGCCTGCTGTACGACCTGCACCCCGGGGCCCTGGTTGCCTTCGCGGTGGCCACACAGGTTGCGGCCGCGCTCCGGTTCGCCTGGCTGCCGAGGCGAAGGTAAGTTGCCGAAAGGACCGGACGCAGGCGCGGCGAATTCCTCCACCGGGAGGCAGCCGTGAAGCTGAGCGAGGAAGGCCTGCTGCTGCGGATCTACGTGGGGGAGTCCGACCGCTGGCACGACCGGCCGCTGTACGAGGCCATCGTGCTCCGGGCCCGGGAGATGGGGCTGGCGGGGGCCACGGTCCTGCGCGGACTGGCAGGCTTCGGGGCCAGCAGCCGGATCCACACCGCAAAGCTCCTGCGCCTCTCGGAGGACCTGCCGGTGGTCATCGAGATCGCGGACGAGGCCGAGCGCATCGAGCGGTTCCTGCCGGTCCTGGACGAGATGATCGGTGAAGGTCTGGTCACCCTCGAGAAAGTCCGCGTGATCCTGTACCGGCACCGGCCGCAGCCTGCGAAGCGCTGAGCTTCACAGAACTCGGCCCACGAGGACGCCCAGAACCAGCGCCGCGAAGCCCGCCACCGCGCTGCCGAACAGGTTCACCAACCCCGCGCCCCACTGTCCCGCCTCCAGCAGCCGGAAGGTTTCGTACTGCCAGGTGGAGAAGGTCGTGTACGCGCCCAAAAACCCGATGCCCAGCAACACCCGCCATTCTCCGGGCAGAAGCAGCCGCTCCACGGTGACCACCGACAGCACACCCAGAAGGAAGCTGCCCGACAGGTTCACCACCAGGGTCCCGAAGGGGAACCCCGTGTCCAGGCGGCTCACGACCCACCCGTCCACCACGTAACGGGCGAGCGCTCCGAGTGCGCCGCCGAACAGGACGAGAACGTAGCGCATCCTCACACAAAAAACCCCTACCGGTTCCGGTAGGAGCCATCAGCCGCAGGTCGCGGCGGTTATGGGCGAGCCCCATCGCCGCGTAGATTTTGCCGAAGAGGATTCTAGCAGGTCGCACACACCGCGGGCAACCGCGGCGTCCGGACCTCCGAGGATTCCAGGGCGTGTTAATCCTCCCCCGCGCCCGGGTGCCTTCCGCTCCTTTCCAGAAGCGGCGTATGCGCAGTGTGGAGAACGCCCTCAGGCAGCACCAGGGTGAACCGGGCCCCGCCCTCGGGGAGGTTACTGGCCTCCACCCGGCCCCCATGCGCGAGGGCGATGTGCTTGGTGATGGCAAGGCCTAAGCCCGCCCCGCCGGACTGCCGCGCGCGGGAGGGTTCCGCGCGGTAGAACCGCTCGAAGATGCGGGGGAGGTGCTCTGGAGGGATCCCCGGACCCGTGTCCTCCACCACGAAGGCCACCTCCCCTGTCCGACCCTCCGCGCGCAGCCGGACGCTCCCCCCTTCAGGCGTGAACTTCAGGGCGTTGTCCACGAGGTTGGCGAGGGCCTGCAGCACGCGCTCCCGGTCAGCCGTGAGCCGGACGTCCCCGCCTTCCACCAGAAGGCGGATGCGCTTCCGGTCCGCGGCCGGCCCGAACCGCTCGACCACCTCCTTCAGCAGGTCGCAGGCCCTCAAAGATTCCCGGCGCAACCGGACGGCCCCGGACTCCAGCACGGAGAGGTCCAGGAGTTCCTCCGCGAGCCGGCTCAACCGATCCACTTCCTGCACCATCTGTGCCAAGAACCTTCGCGCGAGCTCGGGATCCTCCAATCCTCCATCCTGCAGCGCCTCCGCCATGGCCCGCAGGGACGCGAGAGGCGTGCGCAGCTCGTGGGAGATGTTGGCCACGAAATCCCGCCGGAGCGCCTCCACGCGCCGGAGGTCGGTGAGATCCTGCGTGACCACCACCACGCCTTCTTCCGGTCCCAGAGGCACCGCGGTCACCCGCACCACCTTCCGGTCCGGGACCGCGAGCTCGATCTCCGACCGCTGGCTCACGCCTTCCTCCACACACCGGCGCAGCAGGGCATCCACCTCATGTCGC includes:
- a CDS encoding zf-HC2 domain-containing protein, whose translation is MISCREAVARLWAYLDRNLERLQEQELEEHLGLCRHCCGELEFARHVRALLQRPGAAVELPTETRAKLEDFIRQLGGGA
- a CDS encoding RNA polymerase sigma factor produces the protein MAEAAGPGLGYEECVRPHLDYLYGVALRLCGNRTAAEDLLQDALLRAFRAFRSLRDREHPRRWLTRVLTSAFYDRVRMELNDALHRSVEEDFDLFDKIAEEDPFPYSDRVHLDFLELFDDARILEVLQGLAPQHRVAVILAYVYGFTAREIGEFTGRPVGTVLSWLHRGRKQLERELWEHAVSHHLIDRGAVGR
- a CDS encoding DUF2182 domain-containing protein, with the translated sequence MLATPRTSQDRLWYGGAVAALIASAWGILGVWGASPHAAWLGHRGGGEASVQLLIHLGIFVVAWTLMTVAMMLPGSLPLVRLFGILVRERAGHGRLVAGLVAGYLLVWAGFGVAAFVGDLLVHALIDRVPGMGGFVYPAVLLTAGAYQFTSLKDRCLTQCRSPYTQIASHWRGFRPMREAMALGVRHGEWCVGCCWVLMLVMFAAGVGHLGWMLALGAVMAAERATPWGRRVSRPVGLVLMVWAIALLAGTPSVRLLEL
- a CDS encoding DUF1326 domain-containing protein, translated to MREVGYAIEGKLLEACSCAAVCPCWVGEDPDGGECDGLVAYHYERGEIDGVDVSGLTLALAVHIPGNVLKGGWKVVAFVDSKASPRQKEAILAAHTGELGGPLADLATLVGEVLGVYDVPIEFAMTEGRGHIRVGDAVAGEMQPLTDLQGRPTSLVDSVFSTIPGSPAIVGKAPMLRARIPQHRIGWEFSGRNAILGSFRFTA
- a CDS encoding OsmC family protein, translated to MEGKKSLNGVDVGQLVETVEAIKANPGLARFTFRATSEWVGGGRSRTKVQGFYGAGQEDTSRTEPFVLEGDEPPVLLGTNAAPNAVEAVLHALASCLAVGFVYNAAARGIRVDSLEFTLDGDVDLHGFLGLSDQVRPGYQGIRVAYRVKADAPRDEIVALCEYVQKTSPVLDILRNAVPVTVRLEP
- a CDS encoding heavy metal-responsive transcriptional regulator translates to MNQKEVGVPQAESGVRIGELAREFGLNPRTLRYYEAVGLLRPHRTPSGYRVYVETDRERLRFVLRAKRAGFTLREMREVVELKDRGQVPCEHVRRQVERKLREVEARLQALQALQDELRRLRRRAGRRTSGIPCVCPILEGPRDRVEPRRPHVPAGRNKAGSGGRPFP
- a CDS encoding cation-translocating P-type ATPase, whose product is MTVAAARLHLKLGGMHCSLCVESVRRAVLKLPGVESVHVSIAHQEALVEYDPARLTPEAVTATLQAVGFTVHPPDEAGRSAEEERELAHARRLAWTAAGLFVVASALMLTSAWWGPSRARALAMGVLAGFAALGPARWVLRNAWQSLRRGILNQDVLAASAALAGLVGGAAGLVAPGFPAGEFFGATVYVLAFHLVGGYLSVLVHVRASQSVRALLSLAPKTAWRLRPDGAEEEVPVDQLRPGDLLRVRPGERIPADGVVVVGSSAVDESLLTGEPIPVDKLPGDEVVGGSLNRWGSLVIRVARVGPESFLQSVVRHVAEARALKPGVLRVVDRVLLWFVPGVFAAAAAGFVLWTAGAAVAGGRPDAARAVLAALTVLVMGYPCALGMATPLGIVRASGEAARRGILMRSGEAFQLLGRVDTFVFDKTGTLTEGRPHLVGCWTRGIPEEDALQLAASAERPSEHPLGRAIVAGAQVRGIPLLEPEEFTAHPGRGVAAKVRGHRVLVGTEQFLVEGGVDPSPLRAAAAEFREVGWTAVLLAVDGQAVAVLGVADRLKPDAVGTVADLRRRGLRVVLLTGDDHRTARAVAQEAGIPEVLSEVLPGQKAGVVRALQRAGRRVAMVGDGINDAPALMQADVGIAVGAGADVAVESADVVLVGDRLGAVVEALELAGRSYHLTVQNVVLALAFNGVGVLASVSGLVRPVWAMLAMATSVSLVLVRSLAGRVTPRVAAVGTSDVGAGGAG
- a CDS encoding MFS transporter — protein: MTSPVPPSRTQPVRFVVLLGVVSLLADATYEGARSILGPYLLALGATATAVGFVSGLGELVGYVLRLVSGKVADRTRRYWALTAGGYTVNLLSVPLLAVVGRWEMAGLLVLTERAGKALRTPPRDAMLSYAASRLGAGWAFGLHEALDQAGAVAGPLLVSGVLAAGWGHRDAFAALALPAVLCLAALARAYREFPEPSRLQEAAAPADGGLARALRPYLVGVALVAAGFVDFPLLAYHFSRTSALPPAAVPVVYALAMAADAAAAVILGRWFDRWGMPVLAVGSAASAAFAPLAIFGGPGGAVVGAAVWGAGVGLQESVLRAAVARLAPPDRRAFAFGLFQTVYGVAWFGGSALLGLLYDLHPGALVAFAVATQVAAALRFAWLPRRR
- a CDS encoding DUF190 domain-containing protein, coding for MKLSEEGLLLRIYVGESDRWHDRPLYEAIVLRAREMGLAGATVLRGLAGFGASSRIHTAKLLRLSEDLPVVIEIADEAERIERFLPVLDEMIGEGLVTLEKVRVILYRHRPQPAKR
- the crcB gene encoding fluoride efflux transporter CrcB, whose protein sequence is MRYVLVLFGGALGALARYVVDGWVVSRLDTGFPFGTLVVNLSGSFLLGVLSVVTVERLLLPGEWRVLLGIGFLGAYTTFSTWQYETFRLLEAGQWGAGLVNLFGSAVAGFAALVLGVLVGRVL
- a CDS encoding ATP-binding protein, whose translation is MRTLFVLLGASLVGVGLWALVADRVPGWLLALLGLGGGAGLLLAGVRERRLRDACARLARYLRSLPPVPEALEPATGDVLEELAAAVDATARHFSETLSRAWKEFERLRKVLDTMEEGVLVFDRNRRLVLANGAAERLLGFRFESSRGASPMAVFRRHEVDALLRRCVEEGVSQRSEIELAVPDRKVVRVTAVPLGPEEGVVVVTQDLTDLRRVEALRRDFVANISHELRTPLASLRAMAEALQDGGLEDPELARRFLAQMVQEVDRLSRLAEELLDLSVLESGAVRLRRESLRACDLLKEVVERFGPAADRKRIRLLVEGGDVRLTADRERVLQALANLVDNALKFTPEGGSVRLRAEGRTGEVAFVVEDTGPGIPPEHLPRIFERFYRAEPSRARQSGGAGLGLAITKHIALAHGGRVEASNLPEGGARFTLVLPEGVLHTAHTPLLERSGRHPGAGED